Proteins co-encoded in one Pleurodeles waltl isolate 20211129_DDA chromosome 2_2, aPleWal1.hap1.20221129, whole genome shotgun sequence genomic window:
- the LOC138282955 gene encoding apolipoprotein L3-like, producing the protein MCFQQREESVLQKLVNLINDFGQYTEDVKVKSKTLKCHVNSLYEVAHAMDQNHSSVTLLRATGVGMSVAGGIAGLSGVVLAPFTGGASLVTSVGAAASFLGNFTRMLASGAELAGNSKCESRVCRILQACEEELLALKDSYEKVQQSMRELEKEKDLKQSYRDAASNMIQSFNNYGPPLKTEMFKFILRRIVHLSVRFMARIITEKMSKEEAQTPIVKMVEFATAKFPKGSTTQVGRDVVTPVASALFLFYNVHNLYTDLTHFREDAPSEIAKQIRNVAEMLDGFIDSQG; encoded by the coding sequence TGTGTTACAGAAGCTCGTAAATTTAATCAATGACTTCGGCCAATATACAGAGGATGTGAAAGTAAAATCAAAAACCCTTAAGTGTCATGTCAACAGCCTTTATGAAGTGGCCCATGCGATGGACCAGAACCACAGCAGTGTCACGTTGTTAAGGGCCACCGGTGTTGGAATGTCTGTGGCTGGTGGCATAGCAGGCCTATCTGGGGTTGTCTTAGCTCCGTTTACAGGTGGAGCCTCGCTGGTCACCAGTGTGGGAGCCGCCGCCTCATTTCTGGGTAATTTTACCAGAATGCTTGCTAGTGGTGCAGAATTAGCAGGTAATTCCAAATGTGAATCTAGGGTATGTCGGATTCTTCAGGCATGTGAAGAAGAGCTACTGGCACTGAAGGACAGCTACGAAAAGGTACAGCAAAGCATGCGAgaactggagaaggagaaagacCTGAAGCAGAGCTACCGTGATGCAGCCAGTAACATGATACAGTCCTTCAATAACTATGGGCCACCACTGAAAACCGAAatgtttaaatttattttaagaCGCATTGTTCATCTGTCAGTGAGATTTATGGCTAGGATTATAACAGAGAAAATGTCCAAAGAAGAAGCCCAAACACCCATCGTAAAAATGGTTGAATTTGCAACCGCTAAGTTCCCCAAGGGAAGCACCACCCAGGTGGGTCGGGATGTAGTCACGCCCGTGGCATCAGCATTGTTTCTTTTTTATAATGTCCATAATCTTTACACAGATCTGACACATTTCAGAGAAGATGCCCCATCAGAAATTGCCAAGCAGATCCGGAATGTGGCAGAGATGCTTGACGGATTTATCGATTCGCAAGGATGA